A genomic segment from Bradyrhizobium diazoefficiens USDA 110 encodes:
- the gyrA gene encoding DNA gyrase subunit A, which yields MADDDKPGDQPAQPSDIRPVSIFEEMKKSYLDYAMSVIVARALPDARDGLKPVHRRILYSMNEQGHTPDKKYVKSARVVGDVIGKYHPHGDQSIYDAMVRMAQDFSMRVPLIDGQGNFGSVDGDPPAAYRYTEARLTKAALALLADIDKDTVDFQPNYDNNETEPSVLPAKFPNLLVNGAGGIAVGMATNIPPHNLGEVIDACVALIDNPALTIDELINIVPGPDFPTGGVILGRAGIRAAYHLGRGSIVMRGKVAIETIRKEREALIITEIPYQVNKATMVERIAELVKEKKIEGIGDLRDESDRDGYRVVIELKRDAVADVVLNQLYRFTPLQTSFGVNMVALDSGRPRIMHLKDLLAIFVDFRERVVTRRTKFLLAKARDRAHILVGLAIAVANIDEMIRVIRTSPDPTTARDTLMSRDWPARDVEDMLTLIDDPRHRISPDGTIRLSMEQARAILDLRLQRLTALGRDEIRDELDKLAGEIADYLDILRSRERVLGIIKTELAEVKAEFATPRRTVIMEQEGEVEDEDLIQREDMVVTVSHAGYVKRVPLSAYRAQRRGGKGRAGMQTRDEDFVSRLFVASTHTPVLFFSSRGQVYKEKVWRLPMAAPNARGKALINILPLEQGERITTIMPLPEDESTWGNLDVMFATTGGNVRRNKLSDFVDVRRSGIIAMKLDENEAIVDVQICTERDDVLLTGAGGQCIRFPVTDVRVFTGRTSMGVRGIALGEGDKVISLAILRHVETTSDERSAYLKMRRAVAGEATAEEPAADAEAEETSGSFQLAQERYVEMSAAEQVVLTVSVNGYGKRTSSYEYRTTGRGGKGIVAMSVNNRNGNLVASFPVEDADQIMLVTDKGQLIRCPVEGIRIAGRSTQGVIVFDTAEDEHVVSVEHITEEAESGNGANGE from the coding sequence TTGGCTGACGACGACAAGCCCGGCGACCAGCCGGCGCAACCCTCGGATATTCGCCCCGTCTCCATCTTCGAGGAGATGAAGAAGTCCTATCTCGACTACGCCATGAGCGTGATCGTGGCGCGTGCGTTGCCCGATGCGCGCGACGGTCTGAAGCCGGTGCATCGCCGCATCCTGTACTCGATGAACGAGCAGGGGCACACACCCGACAAGAAATACGTCAAGTCCGCCCGCGTGGTCGGTGACGTCATCGGTAAGTATCATCCGCACGGCGACCAGTCGATCTACGACGCCATGGTCCGCATGGCGCAGGACTTCTCGATGCGCGTGCCGCTGATCGACGGCCAGGGCAATTTCGGCTCGGTCGACGGCGATCCCCCGGCCGCCTATCGTTACACCGAGGCGCGCCTGACGAAGGCGGCGCTGGCTCTGCTGGCCGACATCGACAAGGATACCGTCGACTTCCAGCCGAACTACGACAACAACGAGACCGAGCCGTCGGTCCTGCCGGCCAAGTTCCCGAACCTTCTCGTCAACGGCGCCGGCGGCATCGCGGTCGGCATGGCGACCAACATCCCGCCGCACAATCTCGGCGAGGTCATCGACGCCTGCGTCGCGCTGATCGACAACCCAGCGCTCACCATCGACGAGCTCATCAACATCGTGCCGGGACCTGATTTCCCGACCGGCGGCGTCATTCTCGGACGCGCGGGCATCCGCGCCGCCTATCATCTCGGCCGCGGCTCGATCGTCATGCGCGGCAAGGTCGCGATCGAGACCATCCGCAAGGAGCGCGAGGCGCTCATCATCACCGAGATCCCCTACCAGGTGAACAAGGCGACGATGGTCGAGCGCATCGCCGAGCTGGTCAAGGAAAAGAAGATCGAGGGCATCGGCGACCTGCGCGATGAATCCGACCGCGACGGCTACCGCGTCGTCATCGAATTGAAGCGCGACGCCGTGGCGGACGTGGTGCTGAATCAGCTTTACAGATTCACGCCGCTGCAGACGAGCTTCGGCGTCAACATGGTGGCGCTCGACAGCGGCCGTCCGCGGATCATGCATCTGAAGGACCTGCTGGCCATCTTCGTCGACTTCCGTGAGCGGGTCGTCACGCGGCGCACCAAGTTCCTGCTCGCCAAGGCGCGTGATCGCGCGCATATCCTGGTTGGTCTCGCGATCGCGGTCGCCAATATCGACGAGATGATCCGCGTCATCCGGACCTCGCCCGACCCGACCACCGCCCGCGACACCCTGATGTCGCGCGACTGGCCGGCCCGGGACGTCGAGGACATGCTGACGCTGATCGACGATCCGCGTCACCGCATCAGCCCGGACGGCACGATCCGGCTGTCGATGGAACAGGCGAGGGCGATTCTCGACCTGCGCCTGCAACGCCTCACCGCGCTCGGCCGCGACGAAATCCGCGACGAGCTCGACAAGCTCGCCGGCGAGATTGCCGATTATCTCGACATCCTGCGCTCGCGCGAGCGCGTGCTGGGCATCATCAAGACCGAGCTCGCCGAGGTGAAGGCCGAGTTCGCCACCCCGCGCCGCACCGTGATCATGGAGCAGGAGGGCGAGGTCGAGGACGAGGACCTGATTCAGCGCGAGGACATGGTCGTCACCGTCTCGCACGCCGGCTATGTCAAGCGGGTGCCGCTGTCGGCCTACCGGGCGCAGCGCCGCGGCGGCAAGGGCCGCGCCGGCATGCAGACCCGCGACGAGGATTTTGTCTCGCGCCTGTTCGTCGCCTCCACGCACACGCCGGTGCTGTTCTTCTCGTCACGCGGCCAGGTCTACAAGGAGAAGGTCTGGCGCCTGCCCATGGCCGCGCCGAACGCGCGCGGCAAGGCGCTGATCAACATCCTGCCGCTGGAGCAGGGCGAGCGCATCACCACCATCATGCCGCTGCCCGAGGATGAATCGACCTGGGGCAACCTCGACGTGATGTTCGCGACCACAGGCGGCAACGTCCGGCGCAACAAGCTGTCCGACTTCGTCGATGTCCGCCGCTCCGGCATCATCGCGATGAAGCTCGACGAGAATGAAGCGATCGTCGACGTGCAGATCTGCACCGAGCGCGACGACGTGCTGCTCACCGGCGCCGGCGGCCAGTGCATCCGCTTCCCCGTCACCGATGTGCGCGTGTTCACCGGGCGTACCTCGATGGGCGTGCGCGGCATTGCGCTTGGCGAGGGCGACAAGGTGATTTCGCTCGCGATCCTGCGCCACGTCGAGACCACGTCCGACGAACGCTCGGCCTATTTGAAGATGCGCCGCGCGGTGGCCGGCGAAGCCACGGCCGAGGAGCCGGCAGCGGACGCCGAAGCCGAGGAGACTTCCGGCAGCTTCCAGCTCGCCCAGGAACGCTATGTCGAGATGTCGGCGGCCGAGCAGGTCGTGCTCACCGTCTCCGTCAACGGCTATGGCAAGCGGACCTCGTCCTACGAGTACCGCACCACGGGGCGCGGCGGCAAAGGCATCGTCGCCATGAGCGTCAACAACCGCAACGGCAATCTGGTTGCGTCCTTCCCGGTGGAAGACGCGGATCAAATCATGCTGGTCACCGACAAGGGCCAGCTGATCCGCTGTCCGGTCGAAGGCATCCGCATCGCCGGCCGCTCGACCCAGGGCGTGATCGTGTTCGACACCGCCGAGGACGAGCACGTCGTCTCGGTCGAGCACATCACGGAAGAGGCCGAGAGCGGGAATGGCGCGAACGGGGAGTGA
- a CDS encoding DUF2306 domain-containing protein gives MSLAPLLTAAPAIPLHAFAAVAAFVLGLVQFAAPKGTLPHRTIGWIWVVLMVVVAASSFWIHQSRLIGPFSPIHVLSIFTLVVLPLAVWRAHAHRVADHRLMMIFIFAGALVVAGLFTLLPGRIMHRVVFGA, from the coding sequence ATGAGCCTCGCGCCGCTGCTTACGGCTGCTCCGGCGATCCCGCTGCATGCCTTTGCCGCCGTGGCCGCCTTCGTGCTCGGCCTGGTCCAGTTTGCCGCTCCCAAAGGCACGCTGCCACACCGGACGATCGGCTGGATCTGGGTGGTGCTGATGGTGGTCGTGGCCGCCTCCTCGTTCTGGATCCACCAGAGCCGCCTGATCGGGCCGTTCAGCCCGATCCATGTCCTGTCGATCTTCACGCTGGTGGTGCTGCCGCTCGCGGTATGGCGGGCGCACGCCCATCGCGTCGCCGATCACCGGCTGATGATGATCTTCATCTTCGCCGGCGCGCTGGTGGTGGCGGGCCTGTTCACGCTGCTGCCCGGGCGCATCATGCACCGCGTGGTTTTCGGGGCCTAA
- a CDS encoding single-stranded DNA-binding protein, with the protein MAGSVNKVILVGNLGKDPEIRRTQDGRPIANLSIATSETWRDKNSGERKEKTEWHRVVIFNEGLCKVAEQYLKKGAKVYIEGALQTRKWTDQSGVEKYSTEVVLQGFNSTLTMLDGRGGGGGGSFGEEPGGDFGSSGPVSSAPRRAVAAGGGGRNSDMDDDIPF; encoded by the coding sequence ATGGCGGGAAGCGTCAACAAGGTCATTCTGGTTGGAAATCTCGGCAAGGATCCTGAAATCCGCCGTACCCAGGACGGGCGGCCGATCGCGAATTTGAGCATCGCGACCTCGGAGACCTGGCGCGACAAGAACAGCGGCGAGCGCAAGGAAAAGACCGAGTGGCATCGCGTCGTGATCTTCAATGAAGGCCTCTGCAAGGTCGCCGAGCAGTACCTGAAGAAGGGCGCCAAGGTTTATATCGAGGGCGCGCTCCAGACCCGCAAATGGACCGACCAGAGCGGCGTTGAGAAGTACTCCACCGAAGTCGTGCTCCAGGGGTTCAACTCGACGCTGACGATGCTCGACGGCCGCGGCGGCGGGGGAGGCGGCAGCTTCGGCGAGGAGCCGGGCGGCGATTTCGGCTCCTCCGGTCCCGTCAGCAGCGCGCCGCGCCGCGCCGTCGCCGCCGGTGGCGGTGGCCGCAACAGCGACATGGACGACGACATCCCGTTCTGA
- a CDS encoding outer membrane protein yields MNKILIGAIGAVALSLSAPASAADLAARPYTKAPPPMVAAIYDWSGFYIGINGGGGSAHKCWDFVTPVTGVLIGEGCHNATGGTVGGQVGYRWQSANWVFGLEGQGNWADFSGDNVSTTFIGTGLRDRSKINAFGLFTGQVGYAWNNVLFYVKGGGAVVSDRYRGYDVITGLEFDRANETRWGGTVGAGLEFGFAPNWTVGVEYDHIFMGNRTIGFAGSGNFVVAPAGAFTRSERIGQDVDIGLVRVNYRWGGPVIAKY; encoded by the coding sequence ATGAATAAGATTTTGATTGGTGCAATCGGTGCAGTGGCGTTGAGCCTGTCGGCTCCTGCAAGCGCGGCGGATCTGGCGGCGCGTCCCTACACGAAGGCTCCGCCGCCAATGGTCGCGGCCATCTACGACTGGAGCGGCTTCTACATCGGCATCAACGGCGGCGGCGGCTCGGCCCACAAATGCTGGGATTTTGTAACTCCCGTCACCGGCGTTCTGATTGGCGAAGGTTGTCACAACGCGACCGGCGGCACGGTCGGCGGCCAGGTCGGCTATCGCTGGCAGTCGGCCAATTGGGTGTTCGGGCTCGAAGGCCAGGGCAACTGGGCCGACTTCTCCGGAGACAACGTCAGCACGACGTTCATCGGCACGGGTCTTCGCGACCGCTCCAAGATCAACGCGTTCGGTTTGTTCACAGGCCAAGTCGGCTATGCCTGGAATAACGTGCTGTTCTACGTGAAGGGCGGCGGCGCCGTCGTCAGCGATCGCTACCGCGGCTACGATGTCATCACCGGCCTCGAATTCGATCGGGCCAACGAGACCCGCTGGGGCGGCACCGTGGGTGCCGGCCTCGAGTTCGGATTCGCGCCAAACTGGACGGTCGGCGTCGAGTACGATCACATCTTCATGGGCAATCGCACCATCGGCTTCGCCGGCTCCGGCAACTTCGTTGTGGCTCCGGCCGGCGCTTTCACACGCTCGGAACGCATCGGTCAGGACGTCGATATCGGCCTGGTCCGCGTGAACTATCGCTGGGGTGGCCCGGTCATCGCGAAGTACTGA
- a CDS encoding outer membrane protein, which produces MKKVLLASACLFAFAAPASAADLAARPYTKAPVAVASVYNWTGFYLGIVGGGAWENGSGDPKMKGGFVGGTAGYNWQTGNVVFGVEADGTWADVSASATGATVVPGFGVATATVSSKTDAMGTVRGRIGYAVNNVLFYGTGGYAWIDNKITLSALGVSVSDSKFHSGWTVGAGVEAFFAPQWSVKGEYLYRSLGGETYFSGALPTGTLNFHTVQVGVNYHFGGPIVAKY; this is translated from the coding sequence ATGAAGAAGGTTTTGTTGGCTTCGGCCTGTTTGTTCGCTTTTGCGGCCCCCGCGTCGGCTGCTGATCTCGCGGCTCGCCCGTACACGAAGGCTCCGGTGGCCGTGGCCTCGGTCTACAACTGGACCGGCTTCTACCTCGGTATCGTCGGTGGCGGCGCCTGGGAAAACGGCTCGGGCGACCCGAAGATGAAGGGTGGCTTCGTCGGCGGCACCGCCGGCTACAACTGGCAGACCGGCAACGTCGTGTTCGGTGTCGAAGCCGATGGCACCTGGGCTGACGTCAGCGCCTCGGCGACCGGCGCGACCGTTGTCCCCGGCTTCGGCGTTGCGACCGCGACCGTGAGCTCGAAGACCGACGCGATGGGCACCGTGCGCGGCCGCATCGGCTACGCCGTCAACAACGTCCTGTTCTACGGCACGGGCGGCTACGCCTGGATCGACAACAAGATCACCCTCTCCGCACTCGGCGTGTCCGTCTCGGACAGCAAGTTCCACTCCGGCTGGACCGTCGGCGCGGGCGTCGAAGCGTTCTTCGCGCCGCAGTGGTCGGTCAAGGGCGAGTACCTCTATCGCAGCCTCGGCGGCGAGACCTACTTCTCGGGCGCCCTGCCCACCGGCACGCTCAACTTCCACACCGTGCAGGTCGGCGTGAACTATCACTTTGGCGGCCCGATCGTCGCGAAGTACTGA
- a CDS encoding outer membrane protein: MKRIVLASASLLVLSALAPASAADLAARPYTKAPVAVASIYNWSGFYIGGNAGGGSSHNCWDLTAVGVAAIPVTAEGCHNATGALVGGQIGYRWQSSSWVFGLEAQGDWADLKGSNVSAPAALFPLVNNTKIDAIGLFTGQVGYAWNNVLWYVKGGAAVTHNKFSGTLAGITLDTANETRWGGTVGTGIEFGFAPNWSVAVEYNHLFMGKHTDTFTFLGVATRSDSIKQDVDMGTVRLNYTFGGPVVAKY; this comes from the coding sequence ATGAAGAGAATTGTGCTGGCTTCGGCCAGTCTGCTCGTGCTCAGCGCGTTGGCTCCTGCCTCGGCGGCTGACCTGGCGGCTCGCCCTTACACCAAGGCGCCCGTGGCCGTGGCCTCGATCTACAACTGGAGCGGGTTCTACATCGGCGGCAACGCGGGTGGCGGCTCGAGCCATAATTGCTGGGATCTCACCGCCGTCGGAGTCGCCGCAATTCCGGTCACGGCTGAAGGCTGTCACAATGCGACCGGCGCTCTCGTCGGCGGCCAGATCGGCTATCGCTGGCAGTCCAGCAGCTGGGTGTTCGGCCTTGAAGCCCAGGGCGATTGGGCTGACCTGAAGGGCTCGAACGTCAGCGCTCCCGCCGCTCTCTTCCCGCTGGTGAACAATACCAAGATCGACGCCATCGGCCTCTTCACCGGCCAAGTCGGCTATGCCTGGAACAACGTGCTCTGGTACGTGAAGGGCGGCGCGGCCGTCACCCACAACAAGTTCAGCGGCACTCTGGCTGGCATTACGCTCGACACCGCGAACGAAACGCGCTGGGGCGGGACCGTCGGCACCGGCATCGAATTCGGCTTCGCTCCGAACTGGTCGGTCGCGGTCGAATACAACCACTTGTTCATGGGCAAGCACACCGACACTTTCACCTTCCTCGGCGTGGCCACCCGCAGCGACAGCATCAAGCAGGACGTCGACATGGGCACCGTCCGCCTCAACTACACCTTCGGCGGCCCCGTCGTCGCGAAGTACTGA
- the uvrA gene encoding excinuclease ABC subunit UvrA gives MDEVIKAKRQQQNAGSSLRAITIRGAREHNLKNIDVEIPRDKLVVFTGLSGSGKSSLAFDTIYAEGQRRYVESLSAYARQFLEMMQKPDVDQIDGLSPAISIEQKTTSKNPRSTVGTVTEIYDYMRLLWARVGVPYSPATGLPIESQTVSQMVDRVLALPEGTRLYLLAPVVRGRKGEYRKELAEWLKKGFQRVKIDGTFHELAEAPTLDKKFPHDIDVVVDRIVVRADIGQRLAESFETALKLAEGLAVVEFADAPAAAPAEEKKKTAKIHDKSGPERILFSEKFACPVSGFTIPEIEPRLFSFNNPYGACPACGGLGVEQHVDEDLVIPDKELAIGKGAIAPWAKSSSPYYVQTLTALGKHYKFTLTTKWKDLPKKTRDAILHGSGEDEIKFSYEDGVRSYDTKKPFEGVITNINRRYRETESEWAREELAKYFHDVPCGACNGFRLKPEALCVKVGTKHIGEISELSVKKAGEWFETVPEALNKQQNEIAGRILKEIRERLTFLLDVGLNYLTLSRSSGTLSGGESQRIRLASQIGSGLTGVLYVLDEPSIGLHQRDNARLLDTLKRLRDLGNTVVVVEHDEDAIRLADYVLDIGPGAGMHGGHIVAEGTPAEIMRNPKSLTGKYLTGELEVEVPERRPPNHRRTIKVVNARGNNLKNVTAEIPLGLFTCVTGVSGGGKSTLLIDTLYRAIARKLNNASEGAAPHDRIEGLEHIDKIIDIDQSPIGRTPRSNPATYTGAFTPIREWFAGLPEAKARGYEPGRFSFNVKGGRCEACQGDGVIKIEMHFLPDVYVTCDVCKGKRYNRETLEVLFKGKSIADVLDMTVEEAADFFKAVPRVRETFQTLHRVGLDYIHVGQQATTLSGGEAQRVKLAKELSKRATGRTLYILDEPTTGLHFHDVKKLLEVLHELVAQGNTVVVIEHNLEVIKTADWVIDLGPEGGDGGGEIVAWGPPEDIAKAPRSYTGKFLEPVLKKARKPKRRSTSEAAE, from the coding sequence ATGGATGAAGTGATCAAGGCGAAGCGCCAACAACAGAACGCGGGCTCGAGCCTGCGCGCAATTACGATCCGTGGCGCGCGCGAGCATAACCTCAAGAACATCGACGTCGAGATTCCCCGCGACAAGCTCGTGGTGTTCACCGGCCTCTCCGGCTCCGGCAAATCCTCGCTCGCCTTCGACACCATCTATGCCGAGGGCCAGCGCCGCTACGTCGAATCGCTGTCGGCCTATGCGCGCCAGTTCCTGGAGATGATGCAGAAGCCTGACGTGGACCAGATCGACGGCCTGTCGCCGGCGATCTCGATCGAGCAGAAGACGACCTCGAAGAACCCGCGCTCCACCGTCGGCACCGTCACCGAAATCTACGACTATATGCGCCTGTTGTGGGCGCGCGTCGGCGTGCCCTATTCGCCGGCCACCGGCCTGCCGATCGAGAGCCAGACCGTCTCGCAGATGGTGGACCGCGTGCTGGCGCTGCCCGAGGGCACCCGCCTCTATCTGCTCGCGCCGGTCGTGCGCGGCCGCAAGGGCGAGTACCGCAAGGAGCTCGCCGAATGGCTCAAGAAGGGCTTTCAGCGCGTCAAGATCGACGGCACCTTCCATGAGCTCGCGGAAGCGCCGACGCTCGACAAGAAGTTTCCGCACGACATCGACGTCGTCGTCGACCGCATCGTGGTGCGCGCCGACATCGGCCAGCGTCTCGCCGAAAGCTTCGAGACCGCGCTGAAGCTCGCCGAGGGCCTTGCCGTCGTCGAGTTCGCCGATGCGCCCGCGGCCGCGCCGGCCGAGGAGAAGAAGAAGACCGCGAAGATCCACGACAAGAGCGGACCCGAGCGCATCCTGTTCTCGGAAAAGTTCGCCTGCCCCGTCTCCGGCTTCACGATTCCCGAGATCGAGCCGCGCCTGTTCTCGTTCAACAACCCCTACGGCGCCTGCCCCGCTTGCGGCGGCCTCGGCGTCGAGCAGCATGTCGACGAGGACCTCGTCATCCCCGACAAGGAGCTCGCCATCGGCAAGGGCGCGATCGCGCCCTGGGCGAAATCGTCATCACCCTATTACGTGCAGACGCTGACGGCGCTCGGCAAGCACTACAAGTTCACGCTGACCACCAAGTGGAAGGATCTGCCCAAGAAGACGAGAGACGCGATCCTACATGGCTCCGGCGAGGACGAGATCAAGTTCTCCTACGAGGACGGGGTGCGCTCCTACGACACCAAGAAGCCGTTCGAGGGCGTCATCACCAACATCAACCGCCGCTACCGCGAGACCGAGAGCGAGTGGGCGCGCGAGGAGCTGGCGAAGTATTTCCACGACGTGCCCTGCGGCGCCTGCAACGGTTTTCGGCTCAAGCCCGAGGCGCTCTGCGTCAAGGTCGGCACCAAGCACATCGGCGAGATCTCCGAACTGTCGGTCAAGAAGGCCGGCGAGTGGTTCGAGACCGTGCCGGAGGCGCTGAACAAGCAGCAGAACGAGATCGCCGGCCGCATCCTCAAGGAGATCCGCGAACGCCTCACCTTTCTGCTCGACGTCGGCCTCAACTATCTCACCCTCTCCCGCTCCTCCGGCACGCTGTCCGGCGGCGAGAGCCAGCGCATCCGCCTGGCCTCGCAGATCGGCTCGGGGCTGACCGGCGTGCTCTACGTGCTGGACGAGCCCTCGATCGGCCTGCACCAGCGCGACAACGCGCGCCTGCTCGACACGCTCAAGCGCCTGCGCGACCTCGGCAACACCGTGGTCGTGGTCGAGCATGATGAGGACGCCATTCGTCTCGCCGACTACGTGCTCGACATCGGCCCCGGCGCCGGCATGCATGGCGGCCACATCGTCGCCGAAGGCACGCCCGCCGAGATCATGCGCAACCCGAAATCGCTCACCGGAAAATACCTGACCGGCGAGCTCGAGGTCGAGGTGCCGGAGCGGCGCCCGCCGAACCATCGCCGCACCATCAAGGTGGTCAACGCGCGCGGCAATAACCTCAAGAACGTCACCGCCGAGATTCCGCTCGGCCTGTTCACCTGCGTCACCGGTGTTTCCGGCGGCGGCAAGTCGACGCTGCTGATCGACACGCTCTACCGCGCGATCGCCCGCAAGCTGAACAATGCCAGCGAAGGCGCCGCCCCGCACGACCGCATCGAGGGCCTGGAGCATATCGACAAGATCATCGACATCGACCAGTCGCCGATCGGCCGTACCCCGCGCTCGAATCCCGCGACCTATACCGGCGCCTTCACGCCGATCCGCGAATGGTTCGCCGGCCTGCCCGAAGCGAAGGCGCGCGGCTACGAGCCCGGCCGCTTCTCCTTCAACGTCAAGGGCGGCCGCTGCGAGGCCTGCCAGGGCGATGGCGTCATCAAGATCGAGATGCACTTCCTGCCCGATGTCTACGTCACCTGCGACGTCTGCAAGGGCAAGCGCTACAACCGCGAGACGCTGGAGGTCCTGTTCAAGGGCAAGAGCATCGCCGATGTGCTCGACATGACCGTCGAGGAAGCCGCCGACTTCTTCAAGGCGGTCCCGCGCGTGCGCGAGACCTTCCAGACCCTGCACCGCGTCGGCCTCGACTACATCCACGTGGGTCAGCAGGCCACCACGCTGTCAGGCGGCGAAGCCCAGCGCGTCAAGCTCGCCAAGGAGCTGTCCAAGCGCGCCACCGGCCGCACGCTCTACATCCTGGACGAGCCCACCACCGGCCTGCACTTCCACGACGTCAAGAAGCTCCTGGAGGTGCTGCACGAGCTGGTCGCGCAGGGCAACACGGTCGTCGTCATCGAGCACAATCTCGAAGTCATCAAGACCGCCGACTGGGTCATCGACCTCGGCCCCGAAGGCGGCGACGGCGGCGGCGAGATCGTCGCCTGGGGCCCGCCGGAAGACATCGCGAAGGCGCCAAGGAGCTATACCGGCAAGTTTCTGGAGCCGGTGCTGAAGAAGGCAAGGAAGCCGAAGCGGCGGAGCACGAGCGAGGCGGCGGAGTAG
- a CDS encoding DUF5615 family PIN-like protein, with translation MLYLIDAQLPPALAEALRRAGYDAAHVVEFGMAATSTIARWCDSF, from the coding sequence TTGCTTTACCTAATCGACGCTCAGCTTCCCCCTGCACTCGCGGAAGCCTTACGTCGTGCTGGATACGATGCGGCTCATGTGGTCGAGTTCGGAATGGCGGCAACATCGACAATCGCGCGCTGGTGCGACAGTTTCTGA
- a CDS encoding DUF433 domain-containing protein: MHGRPCIRDLRITVADVLGLLSAGQSRDSILGDYPYLEEADIDAVLAYAARQVDHPIIAAK; the protein is encoded by the coding sequence ATGCATGGACGCCCATGTATTCGCGATCTGCGCATCACGGTCGCAGACGTCTTGGGACTGCTATCCGCCGGACAGTCGCGCGACAGCATTCTCGGGGACTATCCGTATCTGGAAGAGGCGGATATCGACGCAGTGCTCGCCTATGCCGCGCGTCAGGTTGACCACCCGATCATAGCGGCCAAATAG
- a CDS encoding HAD-IA family hydrolase, with amino-acid sequence MPYALAIFDLDGTLADSFPWFLRTINDVADRFGFRRVADEDIEGLRHASSREILSRLEVPLWKLPAIARHARRLKAEAASEISLFAGVEAMLRTLAGNGVQLALVTSDSEANAREKLGEAAALFAHFDCSASIFGKPAKFRRVIRRASVELDRVIAIGDEVRDIEAARAVGIACGAVSWGYAAPAALRALAPDHMFAQMEDIAEVVCRIPQRA; translated from the coding sequence ATGCCCTACGCCCTCGCCATCTTCGACCTCGACGGCACCCTGGCCGACAGCTTCCCCTGGTTCCTGCGCACCATCAACGACGTCGCCGACCGCTTCGGCTTTCGGCGTGTCGCCGATGAGGACATCGAAGGGCTGCGGCATGCCTCGAGCCGTGAGATCCTCAGCCGGCTCGAGGTGCCGCTGTGGAAGCTGCCGGCGATCGCGCGGCATGCGCGGCGGCTGAAGGCGGAGGCGGCTAGCGAGATTTCACTGTTTGCCGGCGTCGAGGCGATGCTGCGGACGCTGGCCGGGAACGGCGTGCAGCTCGCGCTGGTGACTTCCGACAGCGAAGCCAATGCCCGCGAGAAGCTCGGCGAGGCCGCGGCGCTGTTTGCGCATTTCGATTGCTCTGCGTCGATATTCGGCAAGCCCGCGAAATTCCGCCGCGTCATCCGGCGCGCCAGCGTGGAGCTCGACCGTGTCATCGCGATCGGCGACGAGGTGCGCGACATCGAGGCGGCGCGCGCGGTCGGCATCGCCTGCGGCGCGGTCAGCTGGGGCTATGCGGCCCCAGCGGCGTTGCGGGCGCTTGCGCCGGATCACATGTTCGCGCAGATGGAGGACATTGCCGAAGTGGTCTGCCGGATTCCGCAGAGAGCCTGA
- a CDS encoding nucleoside hydrolase, with protein sequence MTLTDAVRLKLLEPPVGRLRVVLDTDTYNEIDDQFALVQMLLSPERFEVEAIYAAPFFNARADSPGHGMELSYQEILRLLERLSVASEGLVHRGVTDYVGPGKTARTAPAVDDLIARARAGTQDNPLYVIAIGAISNVASALLKAPDIIDRIVVVWLGGHALEWPDTIEFNLKQDVGGAQVLLDSGVPLVLVPCRGVTSRLHSTVPEIERYVEPHGSIGAFLAMRFKEYSSDHMGWAKEIWDMAPVGWLLNPMWAPSVIIPAPVLTDQMTWSIDRRRHPIRYVTYVDRNPILKDFFLKLRDFTASKVP encoded by the coding sequence ATGACACTCACGGACGCAGTGCGCCTCAAGCTCCTGGAACCGCCGGTCGGCCGGTTGCGTGTCGTGCTCGACACCGACACCTATAACGAGATCGATGACCAGTTCGCGCTCGTGCAGATGCTGCTGTCACCGGAGCGCTTCGAGGTCGAGGCGATCTACGCCGCACCGTTCTTCAATGCGCGCGCGGACAGTCCCGGCCACGGCATGGAGCTGAGCTACCAGGAAATCCTCCGCCTGCTGGAGCGTCTGAGCGTCGCGTCGGAAGGCCTGGTTCATCGCGGCGTCACCGACTATGTCGGCCCAGGCAAGACGGCGCGGACGGCACCCGCCGTGGACGACCTCATCGCCCGGGCACGCGCGGGCACGCAGGACAATCCGCTCTACGTCATCGCCATCGGCGCTATCAGCAACGTCGCCTCCGCCCTTCTGAAGGCACCCGATATCATCGACCGTATCGTCGTGGTCTGGCTCGGCGGCCATGCGCTGGAATGGCCCGACACCATCGAATTCAACCTCAAGCAGGATGTCGGCGGTGCGCAGGTGCTGCTCGACAGCGGCGTGCCGCTCGTGCTGGTGCCGTGCAGGGGCGTCACCTCGCGCCTCCACAGCACCGTGCCGGAGATCGAGCGCTACGTCGAACCGCATGGCAGCATCGGCGCATTCCTCGCGATGCGGTTCAAGGAGTATTCGTCCGACCACATGGGCTGGGCCAAGGAGATCTGGGACATGGCGCCGGTCGGCTGGCTGCTGAACCCCATGTGGGCGCCGAGCGTGATCATCCCCGCTCCGGTCCTCACGGACCAGATGACGTGGAGCATCGACCGCAGGCGGCATCCGATCCGCTACGTGACCTACGTGGATCGCAACCCGATCCTGAAGGACTTCTTCCTGAAGCTGCGGGATTTCACCGCGTCGAAAGTGCCGTAG